Part of the Cellulomonas taurus genome, CGACGACGAGGTGCCCCGGCCGCCGGAGCCGACCTCCGCCGAGGAGCACACGCCGTGACGGTCGTCGTCCGGTGCCTCCGGGTGGCGGACCGGAGCGGCTCTCGGTCGAGCTGCTGATCACGCGCCCCCTCAGCCCGCCGCAGAACAGCTCACGGGACGATCGGCACCGGGTCCCAGTCGTCCTCCTGTCGGAGGAGGTGGCGCCGCTGCTCGGGCCCGGCGAGGTCCAGGTGGTCGATCTCAGTGACCCGTACCCGCAACCAGCCGAAGCGCTCGACGGGTTCGGCGTCGTCGCGCCCCGGCGCCGCTGACAGCGGCGTGCCGGCGGGTGCCGGCGCGGTGAACAGGGCGCGGGTGCCCGGCCCGAAAGACGCCCACGCCTGGGCCAGGGTCGTCGGGTCCTCCACCAGCTCCGCCGTGCCCCGCAGCCGCAGTTGCACCTGCTGGTCCGGATCCCACCCGGTGATCGCGATCCGGGGGTCCGCGAGCAGAGCCGCCACCTTGGGGGTGCGCCGGTCGGTGGCCAGGAACAGGTGCGGGGCCGTGACCGCGCGCAGGATCATCGCCCGCACCTGTGGTCCGTCGGGTCCGGCGGTGCCGACCTGGACCAGGGTGAAGGCGGTGCGCGTCTGGGTGGCCGCGGCCAGCTGCGACCAGATCGACTCTCCGAGGGCACTCGTCATCGGGTCACGGTAGCCCGCACGCCGGGTTGTGACGGGGGGCGACCGACGCCCCCCGTCACAACGGTGTCGCGTCAGCTCACCGGTGCCCGATCCGGTCCACGGTCGGACGCCGGCCCACGACTCATCACCACGAACAGCGCACCGGCCGTCAGCAGTACCCCGCCCGTCGCCAGCAACCACCGGGGGTCGGAACCGGTGTGGGCGAGCACCTCGCGCACGGTGGCATCGGTCACGGTGCCGCTGCCGGGATCGGACCGGTCCCCAGGGTCGGTCGTGGAGCCGGACCCGTCGGGTGTGCCGGACCCGGGGGAGGTCGGGTCGACGGGAGCCGTCGATTCGGTGGGGGTCGGGTCGTCGGGGGCCGATGACCCGGCGGGTGTCGACGACGGATCCTCGGTCGGCACCGGATCGTCGGTCGGCGCCGGGGTGGCATCGGGGGCCGGATCCGCGGGGACGGCGATCGCCACCACCGTGCTGCTGGTGGAGGAGACCACGTTGCTGGCGACGGCCCGCACGTAGACGGTCGACCCGGCAGCGCCGGCCGGGATCGTGATCGAGCTGGTCACCTCGTCGCCGGTCCCGCTGGTGGTGGCACCCGTGAGGCTGGTCCAGCCGCCGACCCCGTTGGCCGACGTCTGCCAGGTGATCATCGGACGATCGTCGCCGGTGGCGACCACCGTGAGCGTGTGGCTCGCGCCCGCGCTGGTGGTCGCCCCGACCGGCTCCGTGGTGATGACGGGCGGCGAACCGTAGGCGTACGCGTCCGGGTACGTGTAGACCGCGTTGCCCGTGGTCACCACCACGTCCACTCGCCCGGCGATGTGTGCCGGGGTGACTGCCTGCAGGGTCGTCGGGTTCACGCGGGTGACCGACGTCGCGGCCACCCCGTCGAAGGTCACCGCGTCACCCGGCACCGTCACTGGGACCGGAGTATCGGAGGACGCGACGGCACCGCCGTCGCCGAGCTGGCCGTACCCGTTGTCGCCCCAAGCCCAGGCGGTGGCCGCGTCGGTGACGGCGACGGCGTGCTCGTACCCGATCGCGTAGCTCGTCACCGTGACCGTCCCGAACACGCTGGTGTCGATCCTGGTCGGAGTGCTCAGGGCCTCCGGACCGCCGCTCAGCAGGAGGCCGGAGTGGTTGTCGCCCCAGCCGACAAGACTGCCGTCGGACAGCTGCACCAGCACCGAGGCGAGTCCCGCGTGCATCGACGTGACGGTCGCGCCGGCGAGCGCGCCGGTGTCGACCAGCGTGGGCAGCGTCACGCTGGTCGCGTCGGTGGCGACGCCCGCCGCCCCGATGTCGTTGCGGCCCCAGGCGTAGACCTGTCCGGTGGTGGTGAGGGCGTAGCTCGTGGTGCCGGCCGCCACCGCGGTGAACACCGTTCCGGGCGGGAGCGCGGAGGTGTCCACCGCGACTGGACCGCTCTCCTCGCTGGTCGAGCCGATACCGAGGTTGCCGAACCTGTTGCTGCCCCAGGTGAACAGCGAACCGTCGGACGCGAGCGCGATGAAGGTATCCGCGCCGGACTCGACCTCGACGATGGTCTTCCCCGCCATCGCCCCTGACATGTCGACGGCCGTGGGGGAGGAGATGCTGGTCTCGTCCGAGGCCGTCCCCAGCGAGTAACCGGTGTTACCCCAGACGTAGACGGCTCCATCGGAGGTCACGACGGCAGCGGCGTCGTAGGCCACCGCGATATCGGTCACGGTCTTGCCGGCCAGCGCTCCGGATGTGTCGATGGGGGTGAGGTCCGTGCTGAACTGGACGTCGGTGGCACCGGTCATCACGCCGCCGTAGCTCTCGCCCCAGGCGTAGACCCGCCCGTCGGAGGCGAGGGCCAGCCCCAGGAAACCGGTGGGGGCCGCCGCCACCTGGGTGATCGTGGCGTCCCCGATGATGCTGGTGTCGATCGTGGTCGGGACGGTCGAGCGCTGCTCTTCTCCCAGGATCGCACCGCCGCCCCAGGCGTAGATCTCCCCGGTGGTGGTCACGCCGATCGACGCCTCCTCACTGGTATCGACCTGGGCGAACTGGAACTGCGGCGAGTCGATCGCCACGGTGGTGCCACCGGCGGTGGATCCGTATCCCGGGTCGACCGCGACGGCCGCGAGGGCGACGAAGGAGGCAGTCGCCCCCGCCGCGAGAACTCCTGCAAGCGCGCTACGGCGCACAACTGTCGACAACAAACCGAGATCAATCCTTCAGACGGGGTACGGGGAACGGGGTGCTCAGTGGCGGGTCGGGTGCGGTCCGGCCGAGCGGCCGGCGAGGACGAAGACCGCCCCGGCGAGCAACAGCACACCGGCACCGGCGAACAGCCAGCTCGGATCCGAGCCGGTATGCGCGAGCACACTGCGGACCTGCGCATCGGTCACCACCGTGCTGGTCGTCGCCGGGCGCGCCTGCTCGCCGGAGTCGGCCTCGGCGGTGCCGCCAGCCCCAGCAGGGCCCGCGGCCCCAGCAGGGTCGTCAGTGCCGACAATGCCGGCGGAGTCGTCGGTCGTTGTCGTGCCGGTGGGGTCGGCGCTCGGCCCCGCCGTCGGCGTCGGATTGGTGCTGGGCTCGGGGGAGGGGTCCTCGGTGGCCGCCGGGGCGGGACCGGTCGCCTCGGGACCGGTGGCATCGGGGTCAGACGTCGGCTCCTGGTCGGGACGTGCTGAGGACTCCGGCGTCGCGTCCTCGACCGGCTCCGCGGTCGCGGTCGGGTCGGGTGCCGGGGATACCGTCTGTTCGGCGGCGGGTGCGGTCGCGACACTGGTCGGCTCGGCGGTCGGATCCGGGCTGACGGCGGCGGCAGTGGCGGTCACGGCGGCACTCGCGCTGATCACCTGATCCACCGCGTTCACCGCCACGGCGCGGTAATGAACGGCCGTGCCCTCGGCACCCGTCGTGACCACCAGGGTGCTGGTCACGGTGCCGTCACCGTTGTCGGTCTGGGTCGCCCCGGGCGCTGACGTCCATCCGTCGGTGCCGGTGGTCGAGGTCTGCCAGCTGACCGCCGGCAGGTCGTCACCCGTGGCGGTCACACTCAGGGCGACCTCCGATCCGGCCGGCGATGTGGTGTCCGCGGGATCCGTCACCGTCGGCGCGGTGCCATAGGTATAGGACTGGGCGAACACCAGCACCCTGTTGCCGATCGTGACCCGGACGTCGACCGTGCCTGCCGCATGGGGCGGGGTGACGGCAGAGATGGTGTCGGCGTCGATCCGGCTGATCTCGGTGGCGGACACCCCGCCGAACGTCACCTTGTCGGTCGGCAGGACGACCGCTACCGGGAACTGGCTGTCGATGGACGTCCCGTCGCCGAGCTGCCCGGCACCGCCGGCGCCCCAGCTCCAGCTGCTGTGGGCGTCCGTGGCGACCAGGACGGCGGTTCCGGCCGCGAAGTCGATCACCGCCGCTCCACCGAGTGCGCTCAGACCCATCGTGGTCGGGACCACCACGTCGGTGCTGCCGGTGGCGATCTGCTGGTTGCCGTTCGCCCCCCAGCCGACCATCGAACCGTCGGACAGCAGCGCGAGGGTGTAGAGGCCGCCGCTGTCGACGCTTGCCACCGTCGCGTCGGCGAGAGCACCGCTGGTGATCGGCGTGGGCAGCTGCCAGTTCGTGGCGGAGCCGGTGCCCAGCTGGCCGGTACGGCCATTGCCCCAGCCGTAGACGTCGCCGTCGGTGGTCAATGCCGTCACGGTCCACATCCCGGCGGTGACCTCGGAGAACGTGGTGCCGTCCGGCGCCTGCGAGGTGTCGGCCTCGACCGGGACCGCGGAGAACGTACTCCCGGTGGCCGTCTGGTGAGCGCCGTCGTCACCGAGCAGGCCGTAATCGTCGGTGCCCCAGGTGAAGAGGCGGCCCTCGGCGCTGACGACGGCTGCGGACACGTCGGTGACCGCGCCACGGACCAGGGTGACACCGTCGAGTACGCCGCTGGTGTCGACGGCGACCGGAGAGGTCATCATCGCCGTCCCGTCGAGTCCGGCACCCAACAACCCGGAGGTGTTGTCGCCCCAGGTGTACGCGGTGCCGTCGTCCGCGATGGCGAGCGATGTGCCGGAACCGGCCGCGATGCTGACGATGGTCTTGCCCGCCAGTGCGCCCGTGGTGTCCACAGCCACCGGCACCGTGGAGTACGTGGAGCTGGTGGTGCCGTTGCCGAGCTGGCCCTGCTCGTTCGTCCCCCAGCCGGCGACGGTGCCGTCGGAGGCCAGGACGAGCGCGTAGGTCCCGCTCGCGCCGACGGCCAGGTCCGTGATCGTCTTGCCCGCCAGCACGCCGCTCTGGTCGACCGGGACCGGGACGCTGCTGAGGTTCGCGCCCCAGGCGTAGAGCTGATTGTCCCGGGTGAGGCCGACCGACAGGGTTTTGCCCTCGTCCACCTGCACGAACTCGAACTGCGGGGCGTCGATCGTCACGGCGGTGCCGCCGCTGGTGGACCCCGCCTCCGGGCTCACCGCCTGCGCGTAGGCGACGAACGACGCCGCAGACGCCTACGCCATCACGCTGGCGATCACGCCACGTCCGGCCACTCTCATGCTCTACCCCCGGTCGTCGTCCTTCGGTCGTCACCGAAGCGTGGGGCCAGCTGGGGGTGGCCCAGACCGGGGCGCGGGCGGAGTAGGTGGGCGTCACCTAGGGAGAATGTCGGGCTTCGGCGATTTGGCCGCGATCACTGGCGACTGAGCGGTGCACCACTCAGTGTTGTGGGTGCAGGCGGACCCCGACCATCGCGATGTCGTCCTCGCCCGGACCGCCGGGAAGCTCGGTCAGGAGGGCGTCGCAGAGGTCGGTCAGCTCCAGGTGTCGGTGTCGACCCAGGGCTGCGCGCAACTCGGCCAGACCGACAGCCAACGACCGGCTGCGGCGCTCGATCAGGCCGTCGGTGTACATCATCAGGGTCGCGCCCCGCTCCACCACCAGCTCCTGGTCCTCCCGCCGGTGCGTCGGGTCCACCCCGAGCAGCAGACCGTGTCCGTCGAGGGTGTGCACCTCCCCGGCGGCGTCGATCACCATCGGCGGCGGGTGACCGGCGTTGCACCATCGCACCCGGGTGACGCCACGGCGGTACTCGTCCTCGGTCTGCTCGATCCGGGCCACCACCACCGTCGCGATCACCGGCAATCGGAGGGTGTGGGCCGCAGCGTCGACCTGCCGCAGGATCTCCCCGGGACCGGAATCGGTGACCACCGCGACGGCGCGCAGCATCGACCGCAGCTGCGCCATCAGCGCTGCCGCCTCGATGTCGTGACCGACCACGTCACCGATCACCAGCACGGTGGCGCCGTTCGGCTGGGTGAAGGCGTCGTACCAGTCGCCGCCGACCCGCGCCGCCTCCGCCGCGGGCTGATAGCGAACGGCGATCTCCAGGTCGTCCGGCTGCACCGGCTCGGTGAGCAGCGAGCGCTGGAAGCTGGCGGCCACATCCCGCTGGCGGCGGTAGAGCCGCGCGTTGTCCAGGGCCAGGGCGGCCGCCGAGGCGATCTCGGCCAAGCCGGGCAGCTCCTCCGGGGACAGCGCCGCGCGGTCCGGGCCGTTGAACAGGGTCAGGGCACCGAGGGTGCGGCCCCGGGCGGTCAGCGGTGCCACGGTCAGCGAGGCCGGAGCCAGCGCGGCCACCAGTTCCCGGGCCCGGCCGGGCCTGAGCACCTGGTCGAGGGCCACCACCGCTCCGGACGGGACGTGCACCGGCTCGCCGGAGTCGATGGCGTGCATGAGCATCGAGGAGTCGGTGAGGGCGGCGATCCGGGCGGCGGCATAGTCGCGGACCAGCTCGCGCCGGTCGGGGTCGACGTGCCACCAGCCGATGTCGCGCAGCCGCCGCCGACCCGCGCGGGACTCGTCGTCCTCGACCAGGGTGATGACACACCAGTCGGCGAGCGCCGGGACCAGGATCCGGGCCAGCCGACCGACCGCCACCTCGGCCTCCATCGTCCGACCGAGCTGATCCAGCACGTCGGAGACGAGCGATCGCCGGTCGGTGGTGAGCTCGGACTCTGGCACGGTGCTCCTGATCGCCGGGCTGGGGGCGGTCAGTATGTCAGCGGGGTCCGACGATCCGGTAGCGCAGCCAGCGGGTGCCGTGGGTGAACGCGCGCTCGTCCAACAGTTCCAGGTCCAACCACAGACCGCCGGGCCAGAACCGCAGTCCGCCACCGACCGCCACCGGTGCCAGGTAGGGCTGCACCTCGTCGACGATCCCGGCACGCAGGGCCTGCGCCGCCAGCGTGGGACCGTCGATGGTGACGTCATGGTCGAGTCCATCCACCCACGCGCGCACCGCCACCGGGTCGAATGCTCGTTCCAGCCGGGTCCGGGCGGTGGTCACCTCGGACAACGTGCGGGAGTACACCACCTTCTGGGCTGCCCGCCAGACCTCGGCGTAGTGCCGCACGAACGCCGGCTCCGGCGGAGCGGTCTCCCAGAACGTCATGGTCTCGTACATCCGCCGGCCGTAGAGGTAGGTGCCGACCGACCGGGTCTGCTCCGCGATGAAGTCGTGCAGCGCCGGATCGAGCGCGCCGCCCCAGGTGCTGCCACTGGTCGAGTCGGCCGCGTACCCGTCCAGCGAGGTGAACATCGAGTAGATCAGGCGCCCCATCGCCCCACGGTAGGTGGTCGGCCGTCGCATGGCCCGCGGGGGCGACCGGCTGCGCCCAGGGCGACGCCCTCCGACGTCCAGCGAACCGGAAAAGTGCTGGGCCCTCGCCGCGTCACCTGGTTAGTGTCCCGGCATGACCGCGACTCCGCTCACCGCCCGCACCGCCCTGGTCACCGGCGTGTCCCGGCGGCGGGGGATCGGGTACGCCGTCGCCGTCGAACTCGCCCGTCTCGGTGCCAGCGTCGTCACCCACGACTACGCGCCCCACGACGCCGACCAGCCCTGGGGCGCGGATGACCTGACCGCCGTGCACGACGGAGTGCGGGCGGCTCTGACCGCCGGTGCCGTCGCCGCCCATCACTGCGCCGATCTGCGCGACCCGGCCGAACTCGACGCGATGTTCAGCGCGGCCACCGCCCTGACCGGATCCGTCGACATCCTGGTCTGCAACCAGGCCCGCAGCGGGGGAGACGGGTCCATCCTGGACATGACCGCCGATCGGCTGGACGCGCACTGGCAGGCCAACACCCGTGCGACGTTGCTGCTCACCCGACGGTTCGCCGCGCAGTTCGGAGCCGGTGGGCCCGAGGCGCGGCCCGGCGACCGCCCCGACCGTCGCCGCACGATCGACCCGGCGACCGCCCCGAAGGTCATCTGGTTCACCTCCGGACAGCAGCACGGGCCGATGCGGGGCGAGGTCGCCTACGCCACGTCCAAGGCTGCCCTGGCCGGCGTCACCGCCACGGTCGCCGCCGAACTCCTGGACCTGGGCATCGTGCTGAACACGGTCAATCCGGGGCCGGTGAACACGGGCTACCTCGATCCGGCGACCACCGACCGGGAGCTTCCCGCCCTGGACACGCCGTTCGGGCGGTGGGGTGAGCCGTCCGATCCCGCGCGGCTGATCGGGTGGCTCGTGAGCCCGGCCGGCTCGTGGATGGTGGGGCAGGTGCTGACCACCGACGGGGGACTGGGCTGGAGCTAGTCCGCGACGCTCACGGTCGTCACCGACCGCAGTCGCTCCATCGTCGGTGACGGCCCTGCGTCGGTCAGCACGCCCGCCACATCGGACCACGGCAGGACCTGGAACGGTGAGGCGGCGCCGATCTTTTCCGCCGAACCGAGCACCCACGTCTCCGCCGACCGCGCCGCCAGCGCGCGCTTCATCGCCGCGTCGTCCGGGTCGCCGGTGGTGAGGCCCGCATCGGGATGCACACCGGTGACGCCGAGCAGGAACAGGTCGGCGCTGATCCGCTGGGCCGCCTCCACCGCCGAGGCGCCGCCGGTCACCGCCGAGTGCTTGAACAGCACCCCGCCGATGACCACCACCTGGGCGGTCGGATGGTCGACCAGCGCGGCGGCGACGGTCGGACTGTGCGTCACCACCGTGCAGTGCAGATCGCGGGGGAGCAGCTCGGCCACCGCCAGCGCCGTGGTGCCGCCGTCCAGCAGCACCGTCATGCCGGGACCGATCAGTCGGAGTGCTGCCCGGGCCACCCGCTGCTTGCTGTCCGGGTTCACCCGCCGACGGGCCGCGTAGTCGACGACGGCGGGGGAGACCGGCAGCGCGCCGCCGTACACCCGCTGCACCAGACCCTCGGCCGCCAGCTCGCGGAGGTCGCGGCGCACGCTGTCCTCGGAGATGCCGAGCTCGGCCGCGATCGACTTCGCGACCACCTTGCCCTCGCGTGCCAGCGTGTCGAGCAGATGCGCACGTCGTTCGGCTGCCAGCATGATATCTCCCGTTCCTGCACGTTTATGCGTACTCTAGCAGCATGACCTCCGCACGCATGGGCATCGACCAGCCGGACTCCCGTGGCCGCACCGGGCTCGACCGGGTCGGCCGCGACCTCACCGCCAACCCGAACGTCCGGGTCCTCGACGTCGAGGTCGTCTCGGACGGGTGGCACGTCCTGCGGCGCACCACGTTGGACTACCGCCGCCGGGACGGGCGCTGGACCACCCAGCAGCGCGAGACCTACGACCGGGGGAACGGCGCGGCGATCCTGTTGCACGACCCGGACCGCGACACGGTGCTGCTGACCCGCCAGTTCCGGTACCCGGTCTACGTCAACGGCCACCCGGACGGCATGCTGATCGAGATCGCGGCCGGGTTGCTCGACCAGGACGCCCCGGACGACGCGATCCGTCGCGAGGCGGCCGAGGAGCTAGGCGTCCGGGTCGGCGCGATGACCCACCTGTTCGATGCCTACATGAGCCCGGGATCGGTCACCGAACGCGTGCACTGCTACCTGGCGTCGTACACCCGGGACGACCTGATCGGCGACGGCGGCGGGCTGGCCGAGGAGGGCGAGGACATCGAGCGGATCGAGCTGCCGCTGTCCGAGGCCCTGGCGATGATCGCCGACGGCCGGATCGCCGACGGGAAGACGATCATGGCGCTGCAGGCACTGGCGTTGCGCGGCTCTTCCGGGACCGGTGGCGTCGGGTCGGGTCCCGGGTGACGATGACGGCACCGGCAGCCTCACCGTACGGCCGTCGGAAGGGGGAGTCTCGTGATCACGCCGGCACTGCGCGTCCTCGTCGTCGAGGACGATCCCGACGTCGCGGCGTTGACCGCGACCATCCTGGAGCGGCGCGTCGGGTGCCGGGTCATCGTCCTGCCCGACGCCGTCCGGCTGGTCCCGACGCTGGCGGCCTTCGATCCGGACGTCGTGGTCACGGACATCCAGCTGCCCGGGACGGACGGACTCGAGGTCGCCAGGGTGGTCCGGGAGCGCGCCCCCGCCACTGCCGTGATCGTGATGACCGCGCATGCGTCCGTCGAGCATGCGGTCGGTGCGCTGCGCAGCCGGGCGGACGAGTTCCTGGCGAAACCGGTGCCGTCCGCGCAATTGACCGAGGTGGTCCTGCGGCTCGGCACGCGTGGTCGTCAGGAGCGGGAGCGCCGCAGCAGCACCGTGGTGCTCGCCATCGGTGCCCACCCCGACGACGTGGAGATCGGCGTCGGTGGGACGCTGGCGGCCCATGCCGCTGCCGGTGACGACCTGGTCGTGCTCACGTTGTCCCGCGGTGCCCGGGGTGGTGACACCGACGTGCGGCAGCTCGAGGCGCTGGCGGCCGCCGAGGTCCTGCGTGCGCGTCTGTTCCTGGAAGATCTACCGGACACCCAGGTGTCCCATGCGGAGCCCACCGTGGGCATCATCGAGCGCGTCGTCGCCGAGGTGCGTCCGTCCGTCGTCTACACCCACACGCGACACGACCGACACCAGGACCACCGCGCGGTGCACGACGCGGTGGTGGTGGCGACCCGCACCGTCCCGACCGTGGCCTGCTTCCAGAGCCCATCGTCGACCGTCGATTTCCGGCCGCACCGATTCGTGGACGTCGCCGAGCATCTGGACACCAAGCTCGCCGCCCTACGCTGCTACGCGTCTCAGACGGCCATCCGTGACTACCTCGACCCCATCGCCATCCGTGCGGCTGCGCGGTACTGGTCCCGTTTCGCCTTCGGTACTGCCGTGGAGCCGCTCGAGCTCGTCCGCGACTCCGGGGGGATCGTCTCCCGGGTCCGGGAAGAACGGGCGGCCTCTGCGGCCGAGCGCGCCCGAACGACCGGTCCCGGCCATCCGGGTGAACAGCGCCCGGGGGCCGAGTGACCGATCTGCCCTTGCGCGACCTGCCGTCCGAGCGGGCCCTTGTGCTGAAGCACCTGCCGACCGTCGTCGGATTCGCCGTGGCACTGGTCGTGGTCGCCCTGTCACCCAGCACGTGGATCACCGACCCCGCACCGCTGACGGTCGGCGTGCTGATCTGGCTGATCGCCACCGGCTGGGCGTTGCTCGTGGCTCGGCGAGCCCGTGGGAGGCAATCCGTCGACGTCGGCGAACCGTGGGGTGCCGGCGATCGTGGGGCGGTCATCGTTCCGCTGCTCTCGCTCGTCGCTATCGGCCTGTTGCGGGCGGGGACCGGGGGCTCGGACTCGTTGTTCACCGCGCTGATCGTCCTGCCGTTGATCTGGATCGCCTCGGAGCCGGGGCGCGGCGCAGTGGTCCTAGCAGCCGGTGCAGCAGCAGCCGTGCTGGTCGTTCCGCCGGCGTTGGGCATCGGCCCGTCAGACGGTCTCACTCCGTGGCGCGCCTCGTTCGCACCTGTGGTCTACGCCCTCGCGGCGCTGACCGTGAACGAGCTTGCGCGGAGGCTACGAGAGCACCTGGCGCTGTCGCACACCGCGGAGCGTCTCGCCCGGGGGGTCCTGGACGCGGTCACCGAGCAAGCAGTGGTCGGCTGCACACCTGATGGGGTGATCGACATATGGGGCCGTGGAGCCGAGCGGTTGCTGGGAGCGCCAGCGGGCCGGGTGGTCGGTCGGCGCCGTATCGAGGAGCTGTTCGTCGACGTCGACCCGGACGACGGTTGGGAGGGACCCCTGGAACCGCGGCAGCCGGACGACGGGCGACCCGGCTTCTCGGCGCTGGTCGCTGGGGTCGAGCCCGGTCGCGTGCGCCGGGTCGAGGGCACGGCCGTGCGAGGAGATGACGCACATGTCCCGGTGGAGCTGGTGATCACCGCCCGACGCGCTGATCGCGCCCAGGCAGCCGGCTACCTGGTCGTCGCCACGGACCTGACCCCTGCACGCGATCGCGCACGCCTGCAGGACCAGTTCGTCGGCATGGTGTCCCACGAGCTGCGCACCCCGGTCGCCTCGGTGCTGGGCCATCTGGAACTGGTGCGTGACGACCCGCTGACGGACGATCAGATCACCTCGCTGGATGTCGCCGAGCGGAACGCCCACCGGCTCATCGCGCTGGTCGACGATCTGCTCCTGACCGCGCAGGTCGACGCCGGACGGCTCCCGGTGCACCTGGACGAGTTGGACTTGGGGCAGGTGCTGCGCAGCGCGGTCGAGTCGGTGTCACCCGTCGCCGCGCGCGCCGGCGTGTCCTTGACGGTGCGGGCATCGCCCGGCCCGGTGCGAGGCGACCACGGCCGTCTGACCCAGGTGTGCGACAACCTGCTGTCCAACGCCATCAAGTTCACCCCGGCCGGGGGATCGGTGACCGCGACCGTCCACGCCGATGGTCCGGACGTCGTCCTCGCGGTCGCCGATACGGGCCACGGCATCCCCGTTGATGAAGTCGACCGGCTGTTCGGCCGGTTCTTCCGCTCGTCGACGGCGACCCGGCTCGCCGTGCCCGGCGTCGGACTCGGTCTGACCATCACCCGTGCTGTGGTCCAGGCGCACGGCGGCTCGATCGCGGTGGCGAGCGTCGAGGGGCGCGGGGCCACCTTCACGGTGCGATTGCCACGCCTCGCGGACCGCTGATCGCCGGGTGGGGTGCTTCGCCGGCGCATGATCCTGCACGTGCGCAGGCCCGGCACCGG contains:
- a CDS encoding pyridoxamine 5'-phosphate oxidase family protein, with the protein product MTSALGESIWSQLAAATQTRTAFTLVQVGTAGPDGPQVRAMILRAVTAPHLFLATDRRTPKVAALLADPRIAITGWDPDQQVQLRLRGTAELVEDPTTLAQAWASFGPGTRALFTAPAPAGTPLSAAPGRDDAEPVERFGWLRVRVTEIDHLDLAGPEQRRHLLRQEDDWDPVPIVP
- a CDS encoding RCC1 domain-containing protein, which codes for MSTVVRRSALAGVLAAGATASFVALAAVAVDPGYGSTAGGTTVAIDSPQFQFAQVDTSEEASIGVTTTGEIYAWGGGAILGEEQRSTVPTTIDTSIIGDATITQVAAAPTGFLGLALASDGRVYAWGESYGGVMTGATDVQFSTDLTPIDTSGALAGKTVTDIAVAYDAAAVVTSDGAVYVWGNTGYSLGTASDETSISSPTAVDMSGAMAGKTIVEVESGADTFIALASDGSLFTWGSNRFGNLGIGSTSEESGPVAVDTSALPPGTVFTAVAAGTTSYALTTTGQVYAWGRNDIGAAGVATDATSVTLPTLVDTGALAGATVTSMHAGLASVLVQLSDGSLVGWGDNHSGLLLSGGPEALSTPTRIDTSVFGTVTVTSYAIGYEHAVAVTDAATAWAWGDNGYGQLGDGGAVASSDTPVPVTVPGDAVTFDGVAATSVTRVNPTTLQAVTPAHIAGRVDVVVTTGNAVYTYPDAYAYGSPPVITTEPVGATTSAGASHTLTVVATGDDRPMITWQTSANGVGGWTSLTGATTSGTGDEVTSSITIPAGAAGSTVYVRAVASNVVSSTSSTVVAIAVPADPAPDATPAPTDDPVPTEDPSSTPAGSSAPDDPTPTESTAPVDPTSPGSGTPDGSGSTTDPGDRSDPGSGTVTDATVREVLAHTGSDPRWLLATGGVLLTAGALFVVMSRGPASDRGPDRAPVS
- a CDS encoding IPT/TIG domain-containing protein, with product MSPEAGSTSGGTAVTIDAPQFEFVQVDEGKTLSVGLTRDNQLYAWGANLSSVPVPVDQSGVLAGKTITDLAVGASGTYALVLASDGTVAGWGTNEQGQLGNGTTSSTYSTVPVAVDTTGALAGKTIVSIAAGSGTSLAIADDGTAYTWGDNTSGLLGAGLDGTAMMTSPVAVDTSGVLDGVTLVRGAVTDVSAAVVSAEGRLFTWGTDDYGLLGDDGAHQTATGSTFSAVPVEADTSQAPDGTTFSEVTAGMWTVTALTTDGDVYGWGNGRTGQLGTGSATNWQLPTPITSGALADATVASVDSGGLYTLALLSDGSMVGWGANGNQQIATGSTDVVVPTTMGLSALGGAAVIDFAAGTAVLVATDAHSSWSWGAGGAGQLGDGTSIDSQFPVAVVLPTDKVTFGGVSATEISRIDADTISAVTPPHAAGTVDVRVTIGNRVLVFAQSYTYGTAPTVTDPADTTSPAGSEVALSVTATGDDLPAVSWQTSTTGTDGWTSAPGATQTDNGDGTVTSTLVVTTGAEGTAVHYRAVAVNAVDQVISASAAVTATAAAVSPDPTAEPTSVATAPAAEQTVSPAPDPTATAEPVEDATPESSARPDQEPTSDPDATGPEATGPAPAATEDPSPEPSTNPTPTAGPSADPTGTTTTDDSAGIVGTDDPAGAAGPAGAGGTAEADSGEQARPATTSTVVTDAQVRSVLAHTGSDPSWLFAGAGVLLLAGAVFVLAGRSAGPHPTRH
- a CDS encoding PP2C family protein-serine/threonine phosphatase, with translation MPESELTTDRRSLVSDVLDQLGRTMEAEVAVGRLARILVPALADWCVITLVEDDESRAGRRRLRDIGWWHVDPDRRELVRDYAAARIAALTDSSMLMHAIDSGEPVHVPSGAVVALDQVLRPGRARELVAALAPASLTVAPLTARGRTLGALTLFNGPDRAALSPEELPGLAEIASAAALALDNARLYRRQRDVAASFQRSLLTEPVQPDDLEIAVRYQPAAEAARVGGDWYDAFTQPNGATVLVIGDVVGHDIEAAALMAQLRSMLRAVAVVTDSGPGEILRQVDAAAHTLRLPVIATVVVARIEQTEDEYRRGVTRVRWCNAGHPPPMVIDAAGEVHTLDGHGLLLGVDPTHRREDQELVVERGATLMMYTDGLIERRSRSLAVGLAELRAALGRHRHLELTDLCDALLTELPGGPGEDDIAMVGVRLHPQH
- a CDS encoding dihydrofolate reductase family protein — encoded protein: MGRLIYSMFTSLDGYAADSTSGSTWGGALDPALHDFIAEQTRSVGTYLYGRRMYETMTFWETAPPEPAFVRHYAEVWRAAQKVVYSRTLSEVTTARTRLERAFDPVAVRAWVDGLDHDVTIDGPTLAAQALRAGIVDEVQPYLAPVAVGGGLRFWPGGLWLDLELLDERAFTHGTRWLRYRIVGPR
- a CDS encoding SDR family oxidoreductase, with protein sequence MTATPLTARTALVTGVSRRRGIGYAVAVELARLGASVVTHDYAPHDADQPWGADDLTAVHDGVRAALTAGAVAAHHCADLRDPAELDAMFSAATALTGSVDILVCNQARSGGDGSILDMTADRLDAHWQANTRATLLLTRRFAAQFGAGGPEARPGDRPDRRRTIDPATAPKVIWFTSGQQHGPMRGEVAYATSKAALAGVTATVAAELLDLGIVLNTVNPGPVNTGYLDPATTDRELPALDTPFGRWGEPSDPARLIGWLVSPAGSWMVGQVLTTDGGLGWS
- a CDS encoding DeoR/GlpR family DNA-binding transcription regulator — its product is MLAAERRAHLLDTLAREGKVVAKSIAAELGISEDSVRRDLRELAAEGLVQRVYGGALPVSPAVVDYAARRRVNPDSKQRVARAALRLIGPGMTVLLDGGTTALAVAELLPRDLHCTVVTHSPTVAAALVDHPTAQVVVIGGVLFKHSAVTGGASAVEAAQRISADLFLLGVTGVHPDAGLTTGDPDDAAMKRALAARSAETWVLGSAEKIGAASPFQVLPWSDVAGVLTDAGPSPTMERLRSVTTVSVAD